From the genome of Azospirillum brasilense, one region includes:
- a CDS encoding response regulator transcription factor, protein MCEPKLHIVDDDEAIRDALGWLFQSRNVPVASWPSAEAFLADYDPAMAGCLLLDIRMEGMSGLELFDRLSAMGCRMPVLFLTGHGDVPIAVSALKKGARDFVEKPFNDNDLVDRVIEALAFDAGERARQAGQAGVAARLATLTQRERQVMGLVVAGKLNKVIADELGISMRTVEVHRAHVFEKMGVKTAVELARILAAVG, encoded by the coding sequence ATGTGTGAGCCAAAGCTGCACATCGTCGATGACGACGAGGCGATCCGCGACGCTCTCGGCTGGCTGTTCCAGTCCCGCAACGTTCCGGTGGCCTCCTGGCCGTCGGCGGAGGCGTTCCTTGCCGATTACGACCCGGCCATGGCCGGCTGCCTTCTGCTCGACATCCGCATGGAGGGGATGAGCGGGCTGGAGCTGTTCGACCGGCTGTCCGCCATGGGCTGCCGGATGCCCGTGCTGTTCCTGACCGGCCATGGCGACGTGCCCATCGCCGTGTCGGCCTTGAAGAAGGGTGCCCGCGATTTCGTGGAGAAGCCCTTCAACGACAACGACCTCGTCGACCGGGTGATCGAGGCGCTGGCCTTCGACGCCGGGGAGCGGGCGCGGCAGGCCGGGCAGGCCGGCGTCGCCGCCCGGCTGGCGACCCTGACCCAGCGCGAACGGCAGGTGATGGGGCTGGTGGTGGCCGGCAAGCTGAACAAGGTCATCGCCGACGAGCTGGGGATCAGCATGCGGACCGTCGAGGTGCACCGCGCCCACGTCTTCGAAAAGATGGGCGTCAAGACGGCGGTGGAGCTTGCCCGCATACTCGCGGCGGTGGGGTGA
- a CDS encoding transporter substrate-binding domain-containing protein — MIANVAGGARRTLRAGVFASLFGAMVGAVAGMAAPGIATAWADGVKLGYVEFPPYTQTDGGAAKGSLIEAFDKAAKAAGIAYTAESAPARRLFSGIADGEFNIFLGIRTVKEFDGTTLISAAPIARIELNAYGIGEAPAVKAKEDLSGKAVIALNGYSYGGWRAWMEDPANKVQLVDARTADQALQLLQAGRAPTLLQYSLPMQQALGGKTLADLKATPVQSLDVYIVVSKKTPDAAAVLAKLEAGFKATQ, encoded by the coding sequence ATGATCGCGAATGTTGCCGGAGGCGCCCGGCGGACGCTGCGGGCAGGGGTGTTCGCCAGCTTGTTCGGAGCCATGGTCGGGGCCGTTGCCGGCATGGCCGCTCCGGGGATCGCCACGGCGTGGGCAGACGGGGTCAAGCTCGGCTATGTGGAATTCCCGCCCTACACCCAGACCGACGGCGGGGCTGCGAAGGGCAGCCTGATCGAGGCGTTCGACAAGGCCGCCAAGGCGGCCGGGATCGCCTACACCGCCGAATCGGCCCCGGCCCGCCGCCTCTTCTCCGGCATCGCGGACGGCGAGTTCAACATCTTCCTGGGAATCCGCACGGTCAAGGAGTTCGACGGCACCACGCTGATCAGCGCCGCCCCGATCGCCCGGATCGAGCTGAACGCCTACGGCATCGGCGAAGCCCCGGCGGTCAAGGCGAAGGAGGACCTGTCGGGCAAGGCGGTCATCGCGTTGAACGGCTATTCCTACGGCGGCTGGCGCGCCTGGATGGAGGACCCGGCCAACAAGGTGCAGTTGGTCGATGCGCGCACCGCCGACCAGGCGCTGCAGCTTCTCCAGGCCGGGCGGGCGCCGACGCTGCTGCAATACTCGCTGCCAATGCAGCAGGCGCTGGGGGGAAAGACGCTCGCCGACCTGAAGGCGACGCCGGTCCAGAGCCTGGACGTCTACATCGTCGTGTCGAAGAAGACCCCCGACGCCGCGGCGGTTCTGGCGAAGCTCGAAGCCGGGTTCAAGGCGACCCAATAG
- a CDS encoding (2Fe-2S)-binding protein, giving the protein MYVCICHALNDKQVTKALENGARTPASVFRHYERQVQCGKCVPMMREMAQSHCANQCEACPSHAATQQPALLPEPANADSFPYGVAAE; this is encoded by the coding sequence ATGTACGTCTGCATCTGCCACGCGCTGAACGACAAGCAGGTTACCAAGGCGCTGGAGAATGGCGCCCGCACCCCGGCCTCCGTCTTTCGGCATTACGAGCGTCAGGTCCAGTGCGGCAAATGCGTGCCGATGATGCGGGAGATGGCCCAAAGCCATTGCGCGAACCAGTGCGAGGCCTGCCCCAGCCACGCCGCAACGCAGCAGCCAGCCCTGCTGCCGGAGCCGGCCAACGCCGATAGCTTCCCCTACGGCGTCGCGGCCGAGTAG
- a CDS encoding zinc ribbon domain-containing protein YjdM, producing MDDGLKCPKCNSEHVYQDGMLWICPECAHEWNPQAEGGAGAEAAADQGVRDANGNALSDGDAVTVIKDLKVKGSSLVVKGGTKVKNIRLVDGADGHNIACKIDGIGAMNLKSEFVKKA from the coding sequence ATGGACGACGGATTGAAGTGCCCGAAATGCAACTCCGAGCATGTCTATCAGGACGGCATGCTGTGGATCTGCCCCGAATGCGCCCATGAATGGAACCCGCAGGCCGAAGGCGGCGCGGGCGCGGAGGCTGCGGCGGATCAGGGGGTGCGGGACGCCAACGGGAACGCGCTGAGCGATGGCGACGCGGTGACGGTCATCAAGGATCTGAAGGTCAAGGGCTCGTCTCTCGTCGTCAAGGGTGGCACCAAGGTGAAAAACATCCGTCTGGTCGATGGGGCCGACGGCCACAACATCGCCTGCAAGATCGACGGCATTGGCGCGATGAATCTGAAGTCGGAATTCGTCAAAAAGGCGTGA
- a CDS encoding TRAP transporter large permease, which produces MNAAIIFGLLLVLMLTGMPISISLGLTVLTFLFTMTHVPIEAVALKLFTGIEKFEIMAIPFFILAGNFLTHGGVARRMINFATAMVGHWHGGLGLAGVMGCALFAAVSGSSPATVVAIGSIVLPAMVAQGFPKQFGAGVITTSGALGILIPPSIVMVMYSVATSGSPHAASVGQLFMAGVIPGLMLAFVLGGVTWYRARKFGYPRLPKASLAQRLKALREAIWGLLLIVIVIGGIYSGVFTPTEAAAMSAVYAFIIAVFVYKDMPLRGVPKVLLSSASMSAMLLYIITNAVLFSFVLTSENIPQGIADWIVAQGLGVIAFLLVTNILLLMAGNFMEPSSIVLIMAPILFPVAIKLGIDPVHFGIMMVVNMEVGMCHPPVGLNLYVASGITKMGITELTVAVWPWLLAMLGFLVLITYVPIISTWLPRALGMM; this is translated from the coding sequence ATGAACGCCGCCATCATCTTCGGCCTTCTGCTGGTTCTGATGTTGACCGGCATGCCGATCTCGATCTCTCTCGGCCTGACGGTTCTGACGTTCCTCTTCACCATGACCCATGTGCCGATCGAGGCCGTGGCGCTGAAGCTGTTCACCGGCATCGAGAAGTTCGAGATCATGGCGATCCCGTTCTTCATCCTGGCCGGCAACTTCCTGACGCACGGCGGCGTGGCCCGCCGCATGATCAACTTCGCCACGGCGATGGTCGGCCACTGGCACGGCGGCCTTGGCCTCGCCGGCGTGATGGGCTGCGCCCTGTTCGCGGCGGTGTCCGGTTCCAGCCCGGCGACGGTGGTGGCCATCGGCTCCATCGTGCTTCCGGCGATGGTTGCCCAGGGCTTCCCGAAGCAGTTCGGCGCCGGCGTCATCACCACCTCGGGCGCGCTGGGCATCCTGATCCCGCCGTCCATCGTGATGGTGATGTACTCGGTCGCCACCAGCGGCAGCCCGCACGCCGCCTCGGTCGGCCAGCTCTTCATGGCGGGCGTCATCCCCGGCCTGATGCTGGCCTTCGTGCTGGGCGGCGTCACTTGGTACCGCGCGCGCAAGTTCGGCTACCCGCGTCTGCCGAAGGCCAGCCTGGCCCAGCGCCTGAAGGCTCTGCGTGAAGCGATCTGGGGCCTCCTGCTGATCGTCATCGTCATCGGCGGCATCTATTCCGGCGTCTTCACGCCGACCGAGGCCGCGGCGATGAGCGCCGTCTACGCCTTCATCATCGCGGTCTTCGTCTACAAGGACATGCCGCTGCGCGGCGTGCCGAAGGTGCTGCTGTCCTCGGCCAGCATGTCGGCGATGCTGCTCTACATCATCACGAACGCGGTGCTGTTCTCGTTCGTGCTGACGTCGGAGAACATCCCGCAGGGCATCGCCGACTGGATCGTCGCCCAGGGGCTGGGTGTGATCGCCTTCCTTCTGGTGACCAACATCCTTCTGCTGATGGCCGGCAACTTCATGGAGCCGTCGTCGATCGTGCTGATCATGGCGCCGATCCTGTTCCCGGTCGCCATCAAGCTGGGCATCGACCCGGTCCATTTCGGCATCATGATGGTCGTGAACATGGAGGTCGGCATGTGCCACCCCCCGGTGGGCCTGAACCTCTACGTCGCGTCGGGCATCACCAAGATGGGCATCACCGAGCTGACCGTGGCCGTCTGGCCGTGGCTGCTGGCGATGCTGGGCTTCCTGGTGCTGATCACCTACGTGCCGATCATCTCCACCTGGCTGCCCCGCGCGCTGGGGATGATGTAA
- a CDS encoding TRAP transporter small permease: MPMKILDHLEEILIAFLMAAATTIIFVAVVHRYASGIPVIQDYILHWNLAWAQELCIYMFVWMAKFGAAYGVRTGIHVGVDVLINKLSVPMRSKFIVFGLLAGATFTGVVGTMGSTFVWHMSNTEQVSADLEWPMWIIYLAIPVGSYLMCFRFLQVMVNFLRTGELPHHDHGHVEGLEEDITDPQRAAQDVNWFEMDDNLHPHDIAHHEGRKPGNGPAAGPTAGKGPKENDR, encoded by the coding sequence ATGCCCATGAAAATCCTAGACCATCTGGAGGAGATTCTTATCGCCTTCCTGATGGCCGCGGCGACGACGATCATCTTCGTCGCTGTCGTCCACCGTTATGCGTCCGGCATCCCCGTCATCCAGGACTACATCCTGCATTGGAATCTGGCCTGGGCGCAGGAACTCTGCATCTACATGTTCGTCTGGATGGCGAAGTTCGGCGCCGCGTACGGCGTTCGCACCGGCATTCATGTGGGCGTGGACGTGCTCATCAACAAGCTGTCCGTCCCGATGCGGTCGAAGTTCATCGTGTTCGGCCTGCTGGCCGGCGCGACGTTCACCGGCGTCGTCGGCACGATGGGTTCCACCTTCGTCTGGCACATGTCGAACACCGAGCAGGTCTCGGCGGACCTCGAATGGCCGATGTGGATCATCTATCTGGCGATCCCGGTCGGCTCCTACCTGATGTGCTTCCGCTTCCTTCAGGTGATGGTCAACTTCCTGCGCACCGGCGAGCTGCCGCACCACGACCACGGCCATGTCGAGGGTCTGGAGGAGGATATCACCGACCCGCAGCGCGCCGCGCAGGACGTCAACTGGTTCGAGATGGACGACAACCTGCACCCGCACGACATCGCCCATCACGAGGGCCGCAAGCCCGGCAACGGCCCGGCCGCCGGCCCGACGGCCGGTAAGGGACCGAAGGAGAACGACCGATGA
- a CDS encoding sensor histidine kinase, translating to MTGGAASAAHGLGQRGPVQAMPIVAMALVVLLFGVFLWVLHRSEREEETLTLIKDVLWVEQNLHFQLTSDEEKLQYLAESLGREDTTPVNYSVMARHIVTVNPAIQRVVRLDPQGRPVRSEPPVDDGPALDDAFGPSPRADAFLIARSSGRRAYSAPYRLGAADTAFEIVIPIFRGDQFAGALAGVLSIDALLTHHVPWWFAQRYQLEVIDPYGAVLGTKSRIAMPEPRRSHVVPFDPPGHGLTLVATLHQLSGNLGRNILIAAIFALTVSALWSLWAVRRHIARRIRAEEALRAEHAFRKAMEDSLTVGMRARDLDGRIIYVNPAFCRMVGWSAEELVGAGPVMPYWLPEDLVHTEEVFRAVLAGNAPANGFELRFRRANGERFDALIYEAPLIDAKGRHTGWMGSVLDITERKRAEELARQQQERLQQTARLITMGEMASTLAHELNQPLSAIASYCTGCLNRLQAGSIRPDELATALEKLSGQAKRAGQIIRRIHDFVRKSEPNVAPCCLSEVLEDCVALMEADARQQGVKLVLEIGRGLPAVMADRILLQQVVVNLMRNGIEAMASTRRDRRRLSVTVQAMDGAVLTRIQDRGCGISPENAEKLFSPFFTTKTEGMGMGLNICRSIIEHHQGRLWFEPAADGGTVFLFSLPVLCDPSMTGAADSHDERAADV from the coding sequence ATGACCGGCGGTGCGGCCAGCGCCGCCCATGGCCTCGGCCAGCGCGGCCCGGTGCAGGCCATGCCCATCGTAGCGATGGCGCTGGTCGTCCTTCTGTTCGGCGTCTTCCTGTGGGTGCTCCACCGCAGCGAGCGGGAGGAGGAGACTCTCACCCTCATCAAGGACGTGCTCTGGGTGGAGCAGAACCTGCATTTCCAGCTCACCTCCGACGAGGAGAAGCTGCAGTATCTCGCCGAATCGCTGGGGCGCGAGGACACCACACCGGTGAACTACTCGGTGATGGCGCGCCATATCGTGACGGTGAATCCGGCGATCCAGCGGGTGGTGCGGCTGGACCCGCAGGGACGGCCGGTGCGGTCGGAGCCGCCGGTGGACGATGGGCCGGCGCTGGACGACGCCTTCGGCCCCAGCCCGCGCGCCGACGCCTTCCTGATCGCCCGCTCCTCGGGCCGCCGCGCCTATTCGGCGCCCTACCGGCTGGGGGCCGCGGACACCGCCTTCGAGATCGTCATCCCCATCTTCCGCGGGGACCAGTTCGCGGGCGCGCTCGCCGGCGTGCTGTCGATCGACGCCCTGCTGACCCATCACGTGCCCTGGTGGTTCGCCCAGCGCTACCAGCTGGAGGTCATCGACCCCTACGGCGCGGTGCTGGGGACCAAGTCGCGCATCGCCATGCCGGAGCCCCGGCGCAGCCATGTCGTGCCCTTCGATCCGCCGGGGCATGGCCTGACCCTGGTCGCCACGCTGCATCAGCTGTCCGGCAACCTCGGGCGCAACATCCTGATCGCCGCCATCTTCGCGCTGACCGTTTCGGCCCTGTGGAGCCTGTGGGCGGTGCGCCGCCACATCGCCCGGCGAATCCGGGCGGAGGAGGCCCTGCGCGCCGAGCACGCCTTCCGCAAGGCGATGGAGGACAGCCTGACGGTGGGCATGCGCGCCCGCGACCTGGACGGGCGCATCATCTATGTGAATCCGGCCTTCTGCCGCATGGTCGGCTGGTCGGCAGAGGAGTTGGTGGGGGCGGGGCCGGTCATGCCCTACTGGCTGCCCGAGGATCTCGTCCACACCGAGGAGGTCTTCCGCGCCGTCTTGGCCGGCAATGCGCCGGCCAACGGCTTCGAGCTGCGCTTCCGCCGGGCCAACGGCGAGCGGTTCGACGCGCTGATCTACGAGGCCCCGCTGATCGACGCCAAGGGGCGGCACACCGGCTGGATGGGCTCCGTCCTCGACATCACCGAGCGCAAGCGGGCGGAGGAACTGGCCCGCCAGCAGCAGGAACGGCTCCAGCAGACGGCACGGCTCATCACCATGGGCGAGATGGCCTCGACCCTGGCTCATGAGCTGAACCAGCCGCTGTCGGCCATCGCCAGCTATTGCACCGGTTGCCTCAACCGCCTCCAGGCCGGCAGCATCCGGCCGGACGAGCTGGCCACGGCGCTGGAGAAGCTGTCCGGGCAGGCCAAGCGTGCCGGCCAGATCATCCGCCGGATCCACGACTTCGTGCGCAAGAGCGAACCGAACGTCGCTCCCTGCTGCCTGTCCGAGGTTCTGGAGGATTGCGTGGCGCTGATGGAGGCCGACGCCCGTCAGCAAGGGGTGAAGCTGGTGCTGGAGATCGGGCGTGGCCTGCCGGCGGTGATGGCTGACCGCATCCTGCTGCAGCAGGTGGTGGTGAACCTGATGCGCAACGGCATCGAAGCGATGGCCTCGACCCGCCGCGACCGCCGTCGGCTGAGCGTGACGGTGCAGGCGATGGACGGGGCGGTCCTGACGCGCATCCAGGACCGCGGTTGTGGCATTTCGCCCGAAAATGCGGAAAAACTGTTCTCTCCCTTCTTCACCACCAAGACCGAGGGCATGGGCATGGGCCTGAACATCTGCCGGTCCATCATCGAACATCATCAGGGGCGCCTGTGGTTCGAGCCCGCAGCGGACGGCGGCACCGTGTTCCTCTTCTCCCTGCCGGTCCTGTGCGACCCGTCGATGACCGGCGCGGCGGACTCCCACGACGAGAGAGCGGCTGATGTGTGA
- a CDS encoding TRAP transporter substrate-binding protein: MKFVSLLCATVAAGCLMAATAATAQEPIVIKFSHVVAPETPKGKGAEKFKQLAEQRTAGKVKVEVYPNSQLYKDKEELEALQLGAVQMLAPSLAKFGPLGAKEFEIFDLPYIFPCKAALVKVTTGTIGKQLFQKLENKGITGLAYWDNGFKIMSANKPLHATADFKGLKMRIQSSKVLDAQMRALGALPQVMAFSEVYQALQTGVVDGTENPPSNMYTQKMHEVQSHATLSDHGYLGYAVIVNKKFWDGLPADVRTQLDGAMKEATEYANNIAQEENDKALEAMKAAGKTKFYELTKEERASWRQAMLPVHEDMASRVGKELLASIKTETDAAKCE, encoded by the coding sequence ATGAAGTTCGTTTCGCTGCTGTGCGCCACCGTCGCCGCCGGCTGCCTGATGGCCGCCACCGCCGCCACCGCGCAGGAGCCGATCGTCATCAAGTTCAGCCACGTCGTCGCTCCGGAAACCCCGAAGGGCAAGGGCGCCGAGAAGTTCAAGCAGCTGGCCGAGCAGCGCACCGCCGGCAAGGTGAAGGTCGAGGTCTACCCGAACAGCCAGCTCTACAAGGACAAGGAGGAGCTGGAGGCCCTGCAGCTCGGCGCCGTGCAGATGCTGGCCCCGTCGCTGGCCAAGTTCGGCCCGCTGGGCGCCAAGGAATTCGAGATCTTCGATCTGCCCTACATCTTCCCCTGCAAGGCCGCCCTGGTGAAGGTCACCACCGGCACGATCGGCAAGCAGCTGTTCCAGAAGCTGGAGAACAAGGGCATCACTGGTCTGGCCTATTGGGACAACGGCTTCAAGATCATGAGCGCCAACAAGCCGCTGCACGCCACGGCGGATTTCAAGGGCCTCAAGATGCGCATCCAGTCCTCGAAGGTGCTCGACGCGCAGATGCGTGCGCTCGGCGCCCTGCCGCAGGTGATGGCCTTCTCCGAGGTCTATCAGGCGCTGCAGACCGGCGTCGTCGACGGCACCGAGAACCCGCCGTCCAACATGTACACCCAGAAGATGCACGAGGTGCAGAGTCACGCCACGCTCTCCGACCACGGCTATCTGGGCTACGCGGTCATCGTGAACAAGAAGTTCTGGGACGGCCTGCCGGCCGACGTCCGCACCCAGCTCGACGGCGCGATGAAGGAGGCGACCGAGTACGCCAACAACATCGCCCAGGAAGAGAACGACAAGGCGCTGGAGGCGATGAAGGCCGCCGGCAAGACCAAGTTCTACGAGCTGACCAAGGAGGAGCGCGCGTCGTGGCGCCAGGCCATGCTGCCGGTCCACGAGGACATGGCGTCGCGCGTCGGCAAGGAATTGCTGGCGAGCATCAAGACCGAGACCGACGCCGCCAAGTGCGAGTAA
- a CDS encoding sensor histidine kinase, with product MRLPSSTLGLGLAAIAPLLLFLAVVVWILDLRQQDVLAAELAAQARSVMVAIDRELESKARPLELLAALSRNTVDDLALLKSEAAEAVRSQPGWLAIGMVRVEDMSLQFHTQYPLGVPLPPPRLDEVTRQVVTTQRTVVGGVLPPGGPPGRPALIVRAPMLDPEGPPGVPVRHVLSLAVGLEGLGAVLRGSGIPPAWTVSVVDPSMVIAARSHDPDLHVGQKVRDMMVPRLMEPHPKLFSATTREGHEALVLVHRSQQTGWSIIVAVPFEQISGQLNQTRTTVLAGAAGAGLATLVLSLVVTRHVRRRRHAEREARQAREAMLAEQRRRLEAEKEHAEAANLAKSDFLANMSHELRTPLNAIIGFSEALMSGLFGPSPPKHQEYIASIHVSGQHLLSLVNDVLDMAKVEAGRLELYPEPVQVAVLLGECVELVEALAGQKGVRMECSPVEPGLTVMADAMRLRQAVLNLLSNAIKFTPAGGWVRVDAARSGDGCVSLTVADTGIGMSPEDIKIALEPFRQVNSYMTKAHSGTGLGLPLAKRFVEAHGGRLTLSSAPGEGTVVNIDLPGTPSPTPPAECGAVLLLKAE from the coding sequence TTGCGCCTGCCCTCATCGACGCTTGGTCTGGGGTTAGCCGCCATCGCCCCGCTGCTGCTGTTCCTGGCGGTGGTGGTCTGGATTCTGGATCTCCGGCAGCAGGACGTGCTGGCGGCGGAGTTGGCGGCGCAGGCCCGTTCCGTGATGGTCGCCATCGACCGGGAGCTGGAAAGCAAGGCCCGCCCTCTCGAACTTCTGGCCGCGTTGAGCCGCAACACGGTGGACGATCTCGCCCTGCTGAAGTCGGAGGCCGCGGAGGCCGTGCGAAGCCAGCCGGGCTGGCTGGCGATCGGAATGGTGAGGGTGGAGGATATGTCCCTTCAATTCCATACCCAATATCCGCTGGGCGTCCCCCTGCCGCCCCCGCGTCTGGACGAGGTGACCCGGCAGGTGGTCACCACGCAGCGGACGGTGGTCGGTGGGGTTTTGCCCCCGGGAGGGCCGCCGGGACGCCCGGCACTGATCGTCCGTGCGCCGATGCTGGACCCGGAAGGTCCCCCAGGGGTGCCTGTCCGGCACGTTCTGTCGCTGGCGGTCGGGTTGGAGGGGTTGGGCGCCGTGCTGCGCGGATCGGGGATTCCCCCGGCTTGGACGGTGTCGGTGGTCGATCCCTCCATGGTCATCGCCGCGCGCTCCCACGACCCCGACCTTCATGTCGGTCAGAAGGTCAGGGATATGATGGTGCCCCGGCTGATGGAGCCGCATCCGAAGCTGTTCTCGGCGACAACCCGGGAAGGGCATGAGGCGCTGGTCCTCGTCCATCGCTCGCAGCAGACCGGCTGGTCGATCATCGTGGCCGTCCCGTTCGAGCAGATCAGCGGGCAGTTGAACCAGACGCGCACCACCGTCCTGGCCGGTGCGGCGGGGGCCGGTCTGGCGACGCTGGTGCTGTCGCTGGTGGTGACGCGCCATGTCCGCCGCCGCCGCCACGCGGAGCGTGAGGCCCGTCAGGCCCGTGAGGCCATGTTGGCGGAGCAGCGCCGCCGGCTGGAGGCGGAAAAGGAGCATGCGGAGGCCGCGAACCTCGCGAAGTCCGACTTCCTCGCCAACATGAGCCACGAACTGCGGACACCGCTGAACGCGATCATCGGCTTCAGCGAGGCGCTGATGTCCGGCCTGTTCGGTCCAAGCCCGCCGAAGCATCAGGAGTACATCGCCAGCATCCATGTTTCCGGCCAGCATCTTCTGTCGCTGGTCAACGACGTGCTGGACATGGCGAAGGTGGAGGCGGGGCGCCTGGAACTGTATCCGGAGCCGGTTCAGGTCGCCGTCCTGCTCGGCGAGTGCGTCGAGTTGGTGGAGGCGCTGGCCGGCCAGAAGGGGGTGCGGATGGAATGCTCTCCCGTCGAACCCGGCCTAACGGTGATGGCCGACGCCATGCGCTTGCGGCAGGCGGTCCTGAACCTGCTGTCCAACGCCATCAAATTCACGCCGGCGGGTGGATGGGTGCGTGTGGATGCGGCGCGTAGCGGGGACGGCTGCGTGTCGCTCACCGTCGCCGACACGGGTATCGGCATGTCACCGGAGGACATCAAGATCGCGCTGGAGCCGTTCCGCCAAGTGAACAGCTACATGACCAAGGCCCACTCCGGCACGGGGCTGGGGCTGCCGCTCGCCAAGCGCTTTGTGGAAGCCCACGGCGGTCGGCTGACGTTGAGCAGCGCCCCCGGAGAAGGCACGGTGGTGAACATCGACCTTCCCGGTACCCCATCGCCCACTCCGCCCGCCGAATGTGGAGCCGTCCTGCTGTTGAAGGCGGAGTGA
- a CDS encoding methyl-accepting chemotaxis protein, which translates to MTVSGAADGTRDSGNQGGGLGLRLRALLLIGGVLLVYQVLAIAWGVHSSANQAKETLAARADMVASLQARAAAIPLFDFDTEQVREVAKAPSSDPDFLGAQVRDDKAKVVAEVGDTKAVKGFIEVVKPIVGGQAGQRKTIGEFVLRLRTDRVEARVTAGAVTQIVVGAVAFLAIMAALYLVVSAITRPLMQITAMVGRLAQGDYAVAVPALDRRDEMGAMARTIDMLRQNAQHRQQLEAEKLARQAEEAQRGERLTRLAAAFDRSVQATVGEASTAASQMKGSASSMLESALRADQCNASVAGAADETSRTVQTASAAAEQLTLSIRSIAESVKQSVAMSAQAIDRADASRKTVEALAAGAAKIGEITSLITSIAGQTNLLALNATIEAARAGEAGKGFAVVASEVKNLASQTAKATEEIATQIGAIQSVTQETVSAIGAITETIGQLSQRSAEIAASVQQQLAATGEIAEKVRTVAGEADTVTRSIAVASGASSEVATAARESVEVAQTLQARFVDLRDEVQKFLASIKAA; encoded by the coding sequence ATGACGGTCAGCGGCGCGGCAGACGGGACGCGGGACAGCGGGAATCAAGGCGGTGGTCTGGGGCTGCGCCTGCGGGCGTTGCTGCTGATCGGCGGCGTGCTGCTGGTCTATCAGGTGCTGGCCATCGCCTGGGGGGTGCACAGCTCGGCCAACCAAGCGAAGGAGACGCTGGCGGCGCGCGCCGACATGGTGGCGTCGCTGCAGGCCCGCGCGGCGGCGATCCCGCTCTTCGACTTCGACACCGAGCAGGTGCGCGAGGTCGCCAAGGCGCCGTCATCCGACCCCGACTTCCTCGGCGCCCAGGTGCGCGACGACAAGGCCAAGGTGGTCGCCGAGGTCGGCGACACCAAAGCCGTGAAGGGCTTCATCGAGGTGGTGAAACCCATCGTCGGCGGGCAGGCCGGGCAGCGCAAGACCATCGGCGAGTTCGTCCTGCGCCTGCGCACCGACCGGGTGGAGGCGCGGGTGACCGCCGGCGCGGTGACCCAGATCGTCGTCGGGGCGGTCGCCTTCCTCGCCATCATGGCGGCGCTTTACCTCGTCGTTTCGGCCATCACGCGCCCGCTGATGCAGATCACCGCGATGGTCGGGCGGCTGGCTCAGGGCGACTACGCGGTCGCCGTGCCGGCGCTGGACCGCCGTGACGAGATGGGGGCCATGGCCCGCACCATCGACATGCTCCGCCAGAACGCCCAGCACCGCCAGCAGCTCGAAGCCGAGAAGCTGGCCCGGCAGGCGGAGGAGGCGCAGCGGGGCGAGCGGCTGACCCGCCTCGCCGCCGCCTTCGACCGTTCGGTCCAGGCGACAGTCGGCGAGGCCTCCACCGCCGCCTCGCAGATGAAGGGCAGCGCCAGCAGCATGCTGGAGAGCGCGCTGCGCGCCGACCAGTGCAACGCCTCGGTGGCCGGGGCCGCCGACGAGACCAGCCGCACCGTCCAGACCGCCAGCGCGGCGGCGGAGCAGCTCACCCTGTCGATCCGCAGCATCGCCGAGAGCGTGAAGCAGTCGGTCGCCATGTCCGCCCAGGCCATCGACCGCGCCGACGCCAGCCGCAAGACGGTGGAGGCGCTGGCCGCCGGCGCCGCCAAGATCGGCGAGATCACCAGCCTGATCACCTCCATCGCCGGCCAGACCAACCTGCTGGCCCTGAACGCGACCATCGAGGCGGCGCGGGCCGGGGAGGCCGGCAAGGGCTTCGCGGTGGTGGCGAGCGAGGTGAAGAATCTGGCCAGCCAGACCGCCAAGGCGACGGAGGAGATCGCCACCCAGATCGGCGCCATCCAGTCGGTCACCCAGGAGACCGTGTCCGCCATCGGCGCCATCACCGAAACCATCGGCCAGCTCAGCCAGCGTTCGGCGGAGATCGCCGCCTCGGTCCAGCAGCAATTGGCCGCGACCGGTGAAATCGCCGAGAAGGTCCGCACCGTGGCCGGCGAGGCCGACACCGTGACCCGCAGCATCGCGGTCGCTTCCGGCGCCTCGTCGGAGGTAGCGACGGCGGCCCGCGAGTCGGTGGAGGTCGCCCAGACCCTCCAAGCCCGCTTCGTCGATCTGCGCGACGAGGTGCAGAAGTTCCTGGCCTCGATCAAGGCGGCGTAA